A window of Castanea sativa cultivar Marrone di Chiusa Pesio chromosome 1, ASM4071231v1 contains these coding sequences:
- the LOC142611289 gene encoding GDSL esterase/lipase EXL3-like, with the protein MDCLYGRSPEKKRLYQDWRRVSNHGHLSKPLLQVVLRLLLLKEPKTMHFLYKKLFSSSAIVLFSLIAFVLFCNTNAVIKPPGNATIPAIIAFGDSIMDTGNNNYIETVAKCNFPPYGRDFVGGKPTGRWSNGKAPTDLIAEELGIKELVPPYLDPNLQLEDLKTGVCFASGGTGYDPLTPILASVISLPDQLQMFKEYIGKLNATVGAEQTNFILANSLFFLVAGSNDIANTYYLSHVREIMYDISSYTDLMIKFASKFIKELQDLGARRIGVFSAPPLGCIPSQRTAAGGLQRNCAEKYNRASLLFNSKLNTTIDSLNKNLPDSRIVYVDVYNPVLDIIENPQNYGFHVADRGCCGTGDIEVAVLCKLTPTTCVNASDYIFWDSYHPTEAVYRTLFSQHLQKYINSFF; encoded by the exons ATGGATTGTTTGTATGGAAGGAGTCCAGAGAAGAAGAGGCTCTATCAAGATTGGAGAAGAGTCTCTAATCATGGTCACCTGAGCAAGCCACTACTGCAAGTAGTATTAAGGTTACTTCTATTGAAAGAAC CTAAAACAATGCACTTCCTCTATAAGAAATTGTTTTCGTCTTCAGCTATAGTATTGTTTAGTCTCATTGCCTTTGTTCTTTTCTGCAACACCAATGCTGTTATAAAGCCACCAGGAAATGCAACCATTCCAGCAATTATAGCTTTTGGAGATTCAATCATGGATACGGGCAACAACAACTATATAGAAACCGtagcaaagtgtaattttcctcCGTATGGGAGAGATTTTGTAGGAGGAAAACCAACAGGTAGATGGAGCAATGGAAAGGCCCCCACAGACCTAATag CTGAGGAATTGGGAATTAAAGAGCTTGTGCCACCATATTTGGATCCAAACTTGCAACTTGAAGATCTCAAGACAGGTGTATGCTTTGCTTCTGGTGGCACTGGATATGATCCCTTGACTCCCATTTTAGCG tcGGTCATATCTTTGCCCGATCAATTACAAATGTTCAAAGAATACATAGGGAAACTTAATGCAACTGTTGGAGCGGAGCAGACAAATTTCATCTTGGCCAACAGTCTATTTTTCTTGGTAGCAGGCAGTAATGACATCGCCAATACATATTATCTTTCTCATGTACGTGAAATTATGTACGATATCTCTTCTTACACTGACCTTATGATCAAGTTTGCTTCCAAATTCATAAAG gAACTTCAAGATCTAGGGGCAAGAAGGATTGGAGTATTCAGTGCACCGCCACTAGGATGTATACCATCACAGAGAACTGCGGCCGGAGGATTACAAAGAAACTGTGCAGAAAAGTACAACCGAGCATCATTGTTGTTCAACTCTAAACTTAATACCACAATAGACTCCCTTAACAAGAACCTGCCAGATAGTAGGATAGTCTATGTTGATGTTTACAACCCTGTACTTGATATCATTGAAAACCCTCAAAATTATG GCTTCCATGTTGCGGATAGAGGGTGTTGTGGTACAGGGGACATAGAAGTAGCTGTACTATGTAAATTAACTCCCACCACATGTGTAAATGCTTCTGATTATATATTTTGGGATAGTTATCATCCCACTGAAGCAGTATACAGGACTCTTTTTTCTCAACACCTCCAAAAGTACATCAATAGCTTCTTCTGA